In one Gemmatimonadales bacterium genomic region, the following are encoded:
- the larA gene encoding nickel-dependent lactate racemase — protein MKIDFPYPGYEDIAPCEVPDPNLMGVFAPRALPGLDEASVLAEGFTHPVGAPRLREAAGAGDRVLILIDDATRRTPTARILPHVLDELHAAGVADDRIELMQATGTHRPMTAEERREKLGPLDGRYPVHEHHYLDRSCLHDFGRTSDGTPITASRRITEADFVLGVGSILPHRVKGMSGGAKIMFPGVSGPEMMDRNQWEASMQMSVTVMGVPENSMRLRMEEAARIAGLSYIVNVVYDIQQRIVGCFTGDIVRAHREGCVRAREVYAVHVPTRADIVLIDSHSADRDFWQSAKGPYAGTMAVKTGGSLILVSPNPEGVASNHKNLLEIGYKPHAELVRMVQQGGVKDLVGVAILADVAQIVDRADCIMMSPGVKREEAERIGFRYAESAQRALEMAFERQGANATVAVLRYGGHILPVVDDQEVDRVADLVA, from the coding sequence GTGAAGATCGACTTCCCCTACCCGGGCTACGAGGACATCGCGCCGTGCGAGGTGCCCGACCCGAATCTCATGGGCGTCTTCGCGCCGCGCGCGCTCCCCGGGCTCGACGAGGCGAGCGTGCTGGCCGAGGGGTTCACCCATCCGGTCGGCGCGCCGCGGCTCCGCGAGGCGGCGGGCGCCGGCGACCGCGTTCTCATCCTGATCGACGACGCCACCCGGAGGACGCCCACCGCGCGCATCCTGCCGCACGTGCTGGACGAGCTGCATGCCGCCGGCGTGGCCGACGACCGGATCGAGCTCATGCAGGCCACCGGCACCCACCGGCCGATGACGGCCGAGGAGCGGCGCGAAAAGCTCGGACCTCTCGACGGCCGCTATCCGGTCCACGAGCACCACTACCTCGACCGCTCGTGTCTCCACGACTTCGGCCGGACGAGCGACGGCACGCCCATCACCGCGAGCCGCCGCATCACCGAAGCCGACTTCGTGCTCGGGGTGGGCTCCATCCTGCCGCACCGGGTCAAGGGAATGTCGGGCGGCGCCAAGATCATGTTTCCCGGTGTCTCCGGCCCCGAGATGATGGACCGGAACCAGTGGGAAGCGTCGATGCAGATGTCGGTGACCGTGATGGGCGTGCCGGAGAACTCGATGCGGCTCCGCATGGAGGAGGCGGCGCGCATCGCGGGGCTGAGCTACATCGTGAACGTGGTGTACGACATCCAGCAGCGCATCGTCGGCTGCTTCACCGGCGACATCGTGCGCGCACATCGCGAGGGTTGCGTGCGGGCGCGCGAGGTCTACGCCGTCCACGTCCCCACCCGCGCCGACATCGTGCTCATCGATTCGCACTCGGCCGACCGCGACTTCTGGCAGTCGGCCAAGGGGCCGTACGCGGGGACGATGGCGGTGAAGACGGGCGGCTCGCTCATCCTGGTGTCGCCCAACCCCGAAGGCGTCGCGAGCAATCACAAGAACCTGCTCGAGATCGGCTACAAGCCGCACGCGGAGCTCGTGCGCATGGTGCAGCAGGGCGGGGTGAAGGACCTCGTCGGCGTCGCGATCCTGGCCGACGTGGCGCAGATCGTGGACCGCGCTGATTGCATCATGATGTCCCCCGGGGTGAAGCGGGAGGAGGCGGAGCGGATCGGCTTCCGCTACGCGGAGTCGGCCCAGCGCGCGCTCGAGATGGCGTTCGAGCGCCAGGGCGCAAATGCCACCGTGGCCGTGCTCCGCTACGGCGGCCACATCCTGCCGGTCGTGGACGATCAAGAGGTCGACCGCGTGGCCGATCTCGTCGCATGA
- a CDS encoding thiamine pyrophosphate-requiring protein — translation MSDNVSDFLLERLRDWGIHRIFGYPGDGINGIMGALNRADGDPDFIQVRHEEMAAFNACAHAKFTGEIGVCLATSGPGAIHLLNGLYDAKMDHQPVLAIVGQSARAALGGSFQQEVDLMSLFKDVAGEYVHMASVPAQIRHLVDRAVRIALDERTVTCLIIPNDVQTMDAVKTPPRKHSTIHSGVGYKRPSVVPKDDDLRRAADVLNAGESVAMLVGAGALGATDEIMEVADRLGAGVAKALLGRAAVPDDLPYVTGSIGLIGTKPSWDLMTSCDTLLMVGSSFPYSEFLPKEGQARGVQIDIDGKMLSIRYPMEVNLVGDSAETLRALLPLLEQKKDGGWRRTIESNVANWWKLIEERAHVEADPINPQLVFWELSSRLPDNCILTSDSGTSADWFARDLKLRRGMMASLSGNLATMGPGVPYAIGAKFAYPDRVVIALVGDGAMQMNGINELITIAKYWHRWSDPRLIVLVLNNRDLNQVTWEQRVMEGDPKFEASQEVPDFPYARYAESLGLEGLRVAKPGDIGDAWDAALDADRPVVYEAYTDPNVPPLPPHITFEQARHFAESMVEGDPDAGGVIKQAFRDIVEPHLPGHGRSDT, via the coding sequence ATGAGCGACAACGTCAGCGACTTCCTGCTCGAGCGCCTGCGCGACTGGGGCATCCACCGGATCTTCGGCTACCCGGGCGACGGGATCAACGGGATCATGGGCGCGCTCAACCGCGCCGACGGCGATCCCGATTTCATCCAGGTGCGCCACGAAGAGATGGCCGCGTTCAACGCCTGCGCCCACGCCAAGTTCACCGGCGAGATCGGCGTCTGCCTCGCCACCTCGGGCCCCGGTGCCATCCATCTGCTGAACGGGCTCTATGACGCCAAGATGGACCATCAGCCGGTGCTCGCGATCGTGGGTCAGTCGGCTCGCGCCGCGCTCGGCGGCTCGTTCCAGCAGGAAGTCGACCTGATGTCGCTCTTCAAGGACGTGGCCGGCGAGTACGTCCACATGGCGAGCGTGCCGGCGCAGATCCGGCACCTGGTGGACCGCGCGGTGCGCATCGCGCTCGACGAGCGCACCGTCACCTGCCTCATCATCCCGAACGACGTGCAGACGATGGACGCGGTGAAGACGCCGCCGCGGAAACACAGCACCATCCACTCGGGCGTGGGCTACAAGCGGCCCAGCGTGGTGCCGAAGGATGACGACCTGAGGCGCGCGGCCGACGTGCTCAATGCCGGCGAGAGCGTCGCGATGCTGGTGGGCGCCGGTGCGCTCGGCGCGACCGACGAGATCATGGAGGTTGCCGACCGGCTCGGCGCCGGCGTCGCCAAGGCGTTGCTCGGCCGCGCGGCGGTGCCCGACGACCTGCCGTACGTCACCGGCTCGATCGGGCTCATCGGCACCAAGCCGAGCTGGGACCTGATGACGAGCTGCGACACGCTGCTCATGGTGGGCAGCAGCTTTCCCTACTCGGAATTTCTGCCGAAGGAGGGCCAGGCGCGCGGCGTCCAGATCGACATCGACGGCAAGATGCTCAGCATTCGCTACCCGATGGAGGTGAACCTGGTGGGCGACAGCGCCGAGACCCTGCGGGCGCTGCTGCCGCTGCTGGAGCAGAAGAAGGATGGGGGTTGGCGCCGCACCATCGAGTCGAACGTGGCGAATTGGTGGAAGCTGATCGAGGAGCGGGCGCACGTCGAGGCGGACCCGATCAACCCCCAGCTCGTCTTCTGGGAGCTGTCATCCCGGCTGCCGGACAACTGCATTCTCACCTCCGACTCCGGCACCTCGGCCGACTGGTTCGCGCGCGACCTCAAGCTCAGGCGCGGCATGATGGCCTCGCTGTCGGGCAACCTCGCGACGATGGGGCCCGGCGTGCCGTACGCCATCGGGGCCAAGTTCGCGTATCCCGACCGCGTGGTCATCGCCCTCGTGGGCGATGGTGCCATGCAGATGAACGGGATCAACGAGCTGATCACGATCGCCAAGTACTGGCACCGCTGGTCGGACCCGCGGCTCATCGTGCTGGTGCTCAACAACCGCGACCTGAACCAGGTCACCTGGGAGCAGCGGGTGATGGAGGGCGATCCCAAGTTCGAGGCCTCGCAGGAGGTGCCCGACTTTCCCTATGCGCGCTACGCCGAGTCGCTCGGACTCGAGGGGCTCCGGGTGGCGAAGCCCGGCGACATCGGCGACGCCTGGGACGCGGCCCTCGACGCCGACCGGCCGGTGGTCTATGAGGCGTACACCGATCCCAACGTGCCGCCGCTCCCGCCGCACATCACCTTCGAGCAGGCGCGGCACTTCGCCGAGTCGATGGTCGAGGGCGATCCCGACGCGGGTGGCGTCATCAAGCAGGCGTTCCGCGACATCGTCGAGCCGCACCTGCCGGGGCACGGGCGGTCGGACACGTGA